A region of Saimiri boliviensis isolate mSaiBol1 chromosome 10, mSaiBol1.pri, whole genome shotgun sequence DNA encodes the following proteins:
- the PRR15 gene encoding proline-rich protein 15 — MADSCGAGSSGPWWKSLTNSRKKSKEAAVGVQPPAQPAPGEPTPPAPPSPDWTSSSRENQPPNLLGGAGEPPRPDKLYGDKSGNSRRNLKISRSGRFKEKRKVRATLLPEGGRSPEEAGFPGDPHEDKQ, encoded by the coding sequence ATGGCTGACAGCTGCGGTGCAGGCAGCTCCGGCCCCTGGTGGAAATCGCTCACAAACAGcaggaagaaaagcaaggaagCCGCGGTGGGGGTGCAGCCTCCGGCCCAGCCTGCTCCCGGGGAGCCCACGCCACCTGCGCCGCCCAGCCCGGACTGGACCAGCAGCTCCCGAGAGAACCAGCCCCCCAATCTCCTTGGGGGCGCCGGCGAGCCCCCCAGGCCAGACAAGTTGTACGGGGACAAATCCGGTAACAGCCGCCGCAATTTGAAGATCTCGCGCTCCGGCCGCtttaaagagaagaggaaagtgcGTGCCACACTGCTCCCAGAGGGGGGCAGGTCCCCGGAGGAGGCGGGTTTCCCTGGTGACCCCCATGAAGATAAGCAATAG